The Rosa rugosa chromosome 1, drRosRugo1.1, whole genome shotgun sequence genomic sequence TGCATTAATGCATGCTTGATTGTACTATGCATATGCATTTGATCACATTGAGCAATGTGGTGATTGAATTAATGCAGAGGTATCGCAAGCCGCTGATGTTGCGGTAGGAACCACTAAAAAGACATACAAGGATCTTTATCCCTATGCTTCAAGGATAATACCCAGCTGGTTCGCCAAGTTGGAGGACATCAAGAAACTTCGCATCCCTTGAAGGATAACTAGATCTAGGTAACCTCTTGATGTTTCCTCTGTCATCGATCCTGTAAATGCTCATTAGGGACTAGGGAGGGGTGACTAGTCGGCTATACGTTGGACTCGGTCCGCCTGTGAATCAGCCCTGAATACAGAGCATTAAAGCAAGAAGCAAGCCAGTGACATTGTTGACAAACAATTTCCAATTTCTAGTTGGGATTTGGCTTTTCCTTGTTAATTGCACAATTGGGGATCGATGACTTGtccaaattttgaaataaaggaATCTTAAATTGTAGCATTCAAAGAAGGAATGAAGGATAAGCAAAAAATatataatgaaaaaaataaaaaatattaactTGCACTAAACTTATTATTCGGACACTTCAATGTAAATTTTAGATTTGTGATGTAAtgatttttcaattcaaaaggaagaaaacaaaaatattatCTGAAACATATGCACATGATAAAGATTTCCTAGACTCATTCATCCACCTGTCTTGTGAGACCCGGAAATTTCAAGTGTCTCTTTTGAGTTTCGACGgatacgtttttggttgtttccTAATCTTCAACATATCTCTTATGACAATTCTTGCAAaattattatttacaaaatttgTTCAACTTCTATATTACTTTTAAATAATTATCTCTTTTCTACAATTTATATTCCTAAcatattattttcttaagtttaTTATTATCATCCCATATCATTAACCCCTTTCTAGAGAACTCCATCGATACTAACCTTATTAAGCCCAATTCTCAAAAGTAGTTCTTTAAGAAACAAGCTTAACCTTTTTGTGTCAGTCAATTTGCATGCCTTAATTCACCTAAATAGAAGCCTCTGATCGAAAAacgttcttcatcaaagttgttcataaTCATCTCATCTATAACATATCCAAAAATCAGTGCGATCATATCTGTAATGAAGTCTGTACATCGATCTGAGTAGAGGTAGCTCAGAAATCAGCAGATTTCGAGTTTCAGCTTTTCTTTATCCTCTTTCCTTATCAGGATTCCTCAAATTCCTTTGGAAATAATTCTATTATGAGGTAATATCATTGTTCAGTTTATATTTCCTTCTCTTCCTACCAATTTTAGAACTCAATATACTTTATTGAGTATCCTACTCAATGAGGTCCTCTTATTTTACCTTGCATGTTCAAATCGGAAGTGGCATTCCTTGATATATGACTGGGCTTGGCCAAATTCGTCTTGTCTCTCCATCTTTTCCTGTCGAATTTCATGAGGGAACTCAGCCATACGTTTGATTCAGTGGTGAGTGTCTTATTGTCTCTtaactttgttctcaatgtggtTAATGATATGATTGGAATTGGTTTCTGGTTTTGTATCTATATTCATACAACATGCTCTCGTATGGCTTAGCTTGtatttgaaatttgggtttaCTTGATCAAACTCCCTGAGTTTTATATTAACCTCTTacataatccttttttttttggattgaatTCCCTGCATATCAAAGCCTATTCATGTGCATATGCCTATTCATGTGCATATCAATTTGAAAGAGACTCCATTTGCTCTCAATTAATATGACTCGGACCAATGATTTGGAACTCCATGAAACTTGGTTTTAGAAATGGAATTTATTTTGGTATTCGACGTAACAAGTTTTTGCACCAAAAGTCTTCTCAATTTCACCTCATTCATGTTCACGCTTCTAGCTAGATTTTACCTTCCATCTCAAAGTAATTTTTTTGTCAAATCTTATTCAAATGCCTTGCGTATCTTTAGGAGTGTGGCTGAACTATTTTTAGCTTATGCTCCTAATGGTTCGCGGCACTGTAACGTGACTGATTTGAGGAGGTGCAAATCGGGGCGTTACATGTCTCCTTCAATTATTTTTAGTGCTTATGTCACTACATATCAAACTGAAAATCGTTTAGTCATTAGGATCTTAATCTACTTGTGTTGTGTAATGATGATATTTCTAGAACATCCAGACCCATATTCTCACTTGAAGACCAGCCCACTGTAAACTGTCCTTCTGGCCCATAACCAACTGAATTTTAACACTTTTTGCCTCCGAACATTCGTCACCTAAAGCCTCTTTTGAGTCTTTTCAAAGCCGATAGTATTGTGGGAAGAAgcctaaaaagtaaaaataaaaaggagaCACGTTTTGCTGACGAAAattcttcttaaaaaaaaataataaaaaaaaatagagattgACGACAATTCGTTGCCTAAAGGCTCTTTAAGGGACATGTTTTGAAGATGAAATTTCTTTGCCTAACGTCTCTCTTGGAACACACTTTTACCGACAAATCATTATTGAGAGATTTCTCTCACACAAAAAACTCTTTTTGCCAACGAAAATTTGTCACCAAAAGACCCTTTAAGGAACACACCTTTGCAgacaaaatttcaaaacttcaTCTTTGAATAAAAAGGGGATACACAGTTTCTTGACTAAAATTCTTCGTTTAAAATGAACACACATTTGCTTAGAAGCTTTCATTGAAAAAAGCCTCccacaattttttttaaaaaaaagatgCACATTTTGCCGACGAAAAGTTAGTCAAATATAGATTCCCTTTAAGGGACATAATTTTACAAATAAATTATTCATCgataaaaaaaccaaaaaaaaaaaaaggaaaaaaaaggagagataCAGCACAACTGACAGAGAGAGGCTAAAAGAGTCATGATTGATTTGTTTTCAACTGGTCTATGTGTAATTTAGTGAGGGCAgaatgtttgatgaaatgcaAAAAACAAAAGCTATAAAATCCAAGGAGACAGAGCACCATAAAACTAGTTAAGTACAAAGGCATATAAACCAGAGCAAGACAACAACAAAGTAGAGGACATACTTGTGACTAGGATTATTAAGATTCCACTCTTCATATTCCAACTCATTGCAAGCACATAGAGACAGAAACTCCCCATAAAAGTGACTCAAACTATTGTACTTTGAAAACAAGCAAAAAACAATACAAAGAAGAATGGTCAATCCTCATGTTTTGGTGGTACCTTATCCAGCACAAGGCCATGTAATTCCTTTGCTTGAGCTTTCAAGATGCCTAGTTGAACATGGTGTCAAGGTTACATTCGTAAATACCGAGCACGTTCATATGCAAATGAAAGAAGCAATGGCAATGGAGGAAGATACAGGGAGTAAAATTCATCAGGTGTTTATCACTGTTGGTTCGGAAGATGGGAAATACTCATCAGGGAAGTTGACTGAAGCAATTTTGAGGGTCTTGCCCCGAAAATTGGAGGAGCTTATTGAAGATATTAATGGATCAAATGGCGAGAGTATTACATGTGTTCTTGTTGATCAGACTCTTGGATGGGCCCTGGAAATCGCGGAGAAGAAGGCGATTAAGCGAGCTGCCTTCTGCCCAGCTGCAGCTGCACTCTTGGTACTTGGGTTAAGCATCCCAAAGCTGATTGATGATGGAGTTATCGACAATGAAGGTGAGCAATACATAACATTCTATGACTAGCAAAAGAAACTACTTTGCATGTAGCAAATACAGGTAGCTGTTATTGGAAAGCATTCCACAATTTACATTCTAAACTTAGTACTTCATTCTTTCCACACACTCAAAATAAGTAGAAAATGACTTTCTAGGACTGCAAATAACAATGACAATATTGTAGTAGATAATAGCTTGTGGCAGCTCTTACCAGCCCAACTTCAATTttatgattttttcttttcaggaaCTCCCACAAAGAAACAAGTGATTAAGCTATCACCAGATATGCCTGCCATGAACACGCAGGAGTTTGCGTGGGCATGCCTCGGACACAAGGCTATGCAGAAAAATGTGTTTGAGCTTATGCTCAGAAACAACAAATCAAGGAAATCAGCAGAGTGGTTACTTTGCAACTCGTCCTATGACCTTGAGCCTGCAGCATTTACCATGACTCCACACATTCTACCAATAGGTCCACTTTTGGCAAGCAATCGGCTCAAACTAGACTTTGCAGGAGAAGACTCTTGCTTGACTTGGCTTGATCAACAAGCAACACAGTCTGTAGTGTATGTTGCTTTTGGTAGCTTAGCAGTTTTTAATCCAATACAGTTCAAAGAATTGGCCCTGGGGCTAGAACTCTCCAATAGACCATTCTTGTGGGTGGTGAGACCTGATATGATGCACGCTGAAAATGAAGCCTACCTGAAAGAATTCAATGACAGGGTAGCTACTCAAGGACTGATAGTAGCTTGGGCACCTCAACAGAGGGTTCTGTCCCATCGCTCCATCGCTTGTTTTGTGAGCCATTGTGGTTGGAATTCAATCATGGAAGGTTTAGGATATGGAGTCCCTTTCTTATGCTGGCCTTACTTTGCTGATCAATTTCTTAATCGAACCTACATTTCAGAGATTTGGAAGGTTGGTTTGGGGTTTGAAAGAGATGAAAGTGGTATCATAACAAGCAGAGAAATCAAAAATAAGGTGGAGCAGCTGCTAGGAAATGGGGAAATAAAAGCAAGGGCTTTGGATATCAAGAAACTGGTTATGGATGGCATCAAAGAAGGCGGTGGCTCAAACAAGAATTTCAAGGATTTTGTTGAATGGATAAAGGGATTGGTATAAGTTCTTCCATCTCTTGGATGTCACATTGAATTATCTATGTAAATGGAAAATCGATAAGCAAATAAAGCTCTAGATTTGGAGATAATACCCATCTCAAGTTCAACTACTGCTACGCTTGTACGTATTTGAATTGTTAACATGGTTTGAGACACAGTTATTTTCGGAATAAAGGCTGATACCTCTGCTGGTGATTGAAGTTTCAAAATTCATTTGCTTAATCTGAGTCTCTGACATCATCTAACTTAAACCAAACTTTTGGCACCTATGATCATTTTCGGTGGTCAATCAAATTGGTATTGAATTATTGTTGGTAGCCTGTGTGTTTTTGCCAAAAGGATTATAGTATATATCAAGCCGGTTGTTGCTACAAGAATAGTGAATATGCACATCTTCAATACTTCCACAAGGAATAATACAAGGCGTCAAGGCGAGGATATTAAAGCCAGTACACAGAAAGCATCAACAAGACAACTGGCAAAAAAATACTCAATAAGAAAGGGTGTTTCTTAATATCCTCGCCTTGTTGGCAAAAAAATACTCAATAAGAAAGGGTGTCGCTTTAGTTtctttgctgggtacatttagaaacacccatAAGAAATGGACAAAGGTATAGTGATCTGAaaagcaaagaaacaaaaaggttGATATATACATGCAATGATATCCCAAAGTTTGAGCTTCAAATAAGGCCAATGCTCATGAAGACAATATCCACAGTATAACATTTACTAATCTGAATCCAAAGCTCCTTCTATATATGTTGTGATTAACAAACTATACTAGAGCACATCTACAAGAGGAAAAAAGGACAATCAAGAACAAATATGAGCAAGCCACATATTTTAGTTATTCCTTACCCAGCACAAGGTCATGTAATTCCCTTGATGGAGTTATCACAGTGCTTAATAAATCATGGCTTCAAAGTCACATTCGTGAATACGGATCATACTCACGAGCGAGTCATGAATGCCGTAGCTGATGAAACTcatagaggagatgatcagctTCATCTGGTTTCAATTCCAGATGGGTTAGAACCATGGGAGGACAGGAATGAGCTGGGTCAGTTATGTGAAGCAATATACCGAGTGATGCCTGGGAAGTTGGAGGAGCTCATAGAGAAGATCAATGGAGGGGAAGATGACAAAATAACTTGTGTCATTGCTGATTTCAGTATCGGGTGGGCTCTGGAAGTGGCAGGGAAAATGAATATCAAAAGTGTTGCCTTTTTTCCTGCGGCAGCTGCAGTTTTGGCTTTGAATTTTTCTATTCCACAGTTAATACATGAAGGAATCATTAATAGTGATGGTAAGTAATTCCTCTATACAACAGGGTAAACAACTAAACACCGAACAAATGTACTAATTAAAACATATTCAATTTGCACATATCAAATGTTTGACCTCTATGAACCACATTTAATTTTTGCAAAGCAACCTGATGTGTACTAATATAAACACATCATGATTGAACACATGCACTTGGTAAGTCTAACAATATGGATAAAAGATAGCAGATTACTCATTATGACGTTACAACACCTGCTCCTGCATGTTTAAGTTCTGCTATTATCCTCATTCCTCAAATTTCTATATTCATTACTTTGGGCAGGAACTGTATCAAAAGGCCAAGTGATTCACTTGGCACCAAACATGCCCATCATGAAGACCGAAGACATGCCGTGGTTATGCTTTGATGGCTTAGCCACTCAGAAAATTATATTTCAAGTCGGACAAAGAAACAACAAAGCTGCGAAACTGGCAGGCTGGGTTATTTGCAACTCAGCATTTGACCTCGAACCAGCAGCATTTGCCTTGGCACCCGAGATTTTACCAATAGGCCCTCTTTTGGCAAGCAGCCGGCTTGGAAAAACAGCAGGCAACTTCTGGCCAACGGATTCCACTTGCTTGGATTGGCTCGATCAACAACCTCCCTGCTCAGTCATCTATGTTGCATTTGGAAGCTTCACAGTTTTTGATCAAACCCAGTTCCAAGAATTGGCTTTAGGTCTTGAACTGTCCAATAGGCCATTCCTGTGGGTTGTGAGGCCAGACATCTCTGAAAGTACTCCCTATCCAGAAGGATACCAAGAACGAGTAGGTTCTAAGGGAATGATGGTGGGATGGGCACCCCAACAGAAGGTTCTATCCCATCCTTCAATTGCTTGCTTCCTAAGTCACTGTGGTTGGAACTCTACCATGGAAGGTGTAAGCAATGGGCTTCCTTTCTTGTGCTGGCCATATTTTGCTGACCAGCTCTTTAACGAGGGCTACATTTGCGATGTTTGGGAGGTGGGATTGAGGTTTGATAAGAATAAGAGTGGAATCATCCCGAAAGGAGAAATCAAGAACAAGGTGGAACAACTTCTTGGAGACGAAAATTATAGAGCAAGGGCTTCTAAACTCAAGGAAATGGCCATCACTAATGTCGAAGAAGGAGGCCAATCTAACAAGATCTTCAAGAATTTAATTGAATGGATAAAGTCGTAGAGGCAAGTTCATACTTCATAGTATTTTCTTTTATACGAAAGGCAGAGAAGTTCCAACAGAAAACACTTTGCCCAGGAAATGTAATAATTCGTATAACATTTTCTTAAATATATCCCTATATTGAAATTCTAAAATTGGTATTTGCCAAAAAATCTGAACAAACAAGGGTAAGGTTGTTAGATTGAATCTGAGCATCATCATAGACATTCACGATTCTTCATCAGAAGAACTCAATCCTCTGGTAAACATGAAACTTACAGAAGGTTAATAGTATTTGGACTTCAAGTGTGTGGTATTAAGTTGAAACAGGACATGAACTGTTAATAAACAGAAGCAAATCAAAATAAGAACAGATCCATGAAGAACAATAGGCATTGtttaacaaaaacatataacagCTAACCCACTTTTAAGaaagtttttcttttatctaAAATTATCGTGCACTCGTACGTAGCTGCAGCTTAGTGCAGTTGGTAGTTAGTAGTTACCCTTCTCTGTTCAACTCCTAGCTAGCCTGTCCCCCAATCTTCacaagaaataataataattaaaaaaaaaaaacagaagaataaAAGAGTAGTACTTTGAAATAACCAACCAAAAACAATAACAATCCATATATAATTAAGATGTGTTTAATCACATATACATTGGACCTAATATGGTGATTTCACAATCTCAATGCCAATTTAACTTCCGGCACCTATGATCACTCTCAAACTCTCAATGGCCGGTTGATTCAGTTTATGTGCCTTGTAGATAAAAGAGTATTCTTTAGAGGAATTATTGACATCATCAAGCCCTATGAAAATCTTTCAAATTTTCGATCCGGCTGGTAAACAAAAGTATAAAACAACCGAGTGATGAAACTAAAGCCCTTCACTGAAAGTATCAATCAAACAACAGAATAAACCAGAAGGGGGAATGAGCTCGATAAGAAATAGACAAAGGTAATGACTAATTTGAATAGCAAAGAGACAAAGTGGTTGATTCCCAAAATGAGTTCCTAATAACACCAATGCCATGAAGACAAAACCTACAATAAGAGACCTCCTAAACCGAGGCTCGAAGCTCCTATATAGTATGGCCGAGAAACTACATTAATTACAAATCAtctgaagtaaaaaaaaaaaaaaacaatcaaggTAAAAATGTGCAAGCCACATATTATAGCCATTCCTTACCCAGCTCAAGGCCATGTAATTCCCTTGATGGAGTTATCACAGTGCTTAGTGAATGAAGGCTTCAAAGTCACATTTGTGAACACAGATTTTAACCACAAGCGAGTCATGAATTCCTTGGCAGCTGAAACTCATAAAAGGGATGATCAGATTCGTCTGGTTTCAATTCCGGATGGCTTAGAACCATGGGAGGACAGAAATGAGCTAGGGCAGCTATGTGAAGCAATACTTAGAGTCATGCCTGGGAAGTTGGAGGAGCTCATAGAGAAGatcaaggaagaagaaggtgaTAAAGTTGCCTGTATCATTGCTGATGAGAGTAACGGATGGGCTCTGGAAGTAGCAGAGAAAATGCAAATAAAGAAAGTTGCCTTCTGGCCTGCGTCAGCTGCACTTTTGACACTGGAGTTTTGTATCCCAAAATTAATTCAAGAAGGAATcattgatgatgatggtgagTTATTCGACTGTCACGTACTTGTCAATATCATATGCAACACTGCTGTGCAATATTTTAGTCGTGTGCCATAATTTCATCATTGGTAAAACATGATTTATAGGAGTTGCTTCAAGTGACGCACTGTAAAAATGTCGacccgaaattttttttttttttttctcagtttTTTGTCTatgaaaaataatttttaaagAATGGAGAGTTTATATTTTTGAGTTCTGTCAATTCTAAATTGTTTAAAAGAGCTCATAAATCGCGGGAGAAGATTttgatgagaaaaaaaaatatagtcGACAGTTTTAGATGAAAAATCATGGTCTCAAACATTGGTTCCTACTGGTTAGATGTCGTATATATATGCTTTTCCACATATTCGAGTAGCACTGCCACACTCACAAGTTTtaagtaattttctttttctggctaGAAACTGGAAAACTAAGAAAATGCAAATAGTCTCCTTAGTTTCGAGAACTTTTAATTAAATGATGCGCAGATAAGTAAGATATCTGTAGGTAACATTTAAAAACAGAGCAGATAACACTTGAAATGTTAACTGACCTGCAGTTCTTGAGTTATGCTTTTATACTTATATTTTATGATCTTCCACTTTGGTCAGGATCCGCATTAAAAAGCCAGATGA encodes the following:
- the LOC133745576 gene encoding UDP-glycosyltransferase 83A1-like, producing MVNPHVLVVPYPAQGHVIPLLELSRCLVEHGVKVTFVNTEHVHMQMKEAMAMEEDTGSKIHQVFITVGSEDGKYSSGKLTEAILRVLPRKLEELIEDINGSNGESITCVLVDQTLGWALEIAEKKAIKRAAFCPAAAALLVLGLSIPKLIDDGVIDNEGTPTKKQVIKLSPDMPAMNTQEFAWACLGHKAMQKNVFELMLRNNKSRKSAEWLLCNSSYDLEPAAFTMTPHILPIGPLLASNRLKLDFAGEDSCLTWLDQQATQSVVYVAFGSLAVFNPIQFKELALGLELSNRPFLWVVRPDMMHAENEAYLKEFNDRVATQGLIVAWAPQQRVLSHRSIACFVSHCGWNSIMEGLGYGVPFLCWPYFADQFLNRTYISEIWKVGLGFERDESGIITSREIKNKVEQLLGNGEIKARALDIKKLVMDGIKEGGGSNKNFKDFVEWIKGLV
- the LOC133745568 gene encoding UDP-glycosyltransferase 83A1-like, which codes for MSKPHILVIPYPAQGHVIPLMELSQCLINHGFKVTFVNTDHTHERVMNAVADETHRGDDQLHLVSIPDGLEPWEDRNELGQLCEAIYRVMPGKLEELIEKINGGEDDKITCVIADFSIGWALEVAGKMNIKSVAFFPAAAAVLALNFSIPQLIHEGIINSDGTVSKGQVIHLAPNMPIMKTEDMPWLCFDGLATQKIIFQVGQRNNKAAKLAGWVICNSAFDLEPAAFALAPEILPIGPLLASSRLGKTAGNFWPTDSTCLDWLDQQPPCSVIYVAFGSFTVFDQTQFQELALGLELSNRPFLWVVRPDISESTPYPEGYQERVGSKGMMVGWAPQQKVLSHPSIACFLSHCGWNSTMEGVSNGLPFLCWPYFADQLFNEGYICDVWEVGLRFDKNKSGIIPKGEIKNKVEQLLGDENYRARASKLKEMAITNVEEGGQSNKIFKNLIEWIKS